Below is a window of Pseudarthrobacter equi DNA.
TTGGCGCTCCTGCTGGTAACCCTCTTCGCCCTTATTGGTTTCGTGCTTTCGGTCAGGCGGTGGATGCGGCTGACGGCTGTGGCTATTCCGGCCCTTATGCTGATCGGCATGTTTGCTGTCACGCCCTTGGCCCTGGGGCAGCGTTTCGAGACGCAGTACGTCTCGTCTCCACAGTGCGTGACAGAGGGGACGGCTGAGCCCATGGCCTCGGCGGATCGAGCAGCCCAGCAGGTGTTTGATTCCATCAGCCACGTGGGCCAATTCAGCGGCGGGGGCATGAGTGGTGTGGGCGGTTGTACCCGTTGGTTCAAGCTCTCGGGGGACGTCGACGTGCTGCAGCACTATCGCGCTCAACTGACGGCAGCCGGGTGGAAAGTGGTCGAGGACGACGGTCACCATCTGCGGGCGCATTTATACGGCAGGGCATTCGATGTGATGACCTGCCCGCGGGGTGGCGTGATCTGGGCGGGGAATGACGGTGACCCCTCCTACGGACAGGGGCGATCCGGACTGGTTGGCACGGAAATCTGTCCCCACGACCTTTAACTAATGGCGCCGAGTCACTCGGCTGCCTGCGCGGATTTGGGGAATCCTTTTGCTGGTGTTGACTTCCCCTCATACGGGTTTGTACCTTTAAGTACACTCTGAACCGATCGGTACAAAGAGATGACGAAAGGAAATCCGATGTCGCGACCTCCACTTCCCCCGTTCGATGAAGTTTCTGCCGTCCTGAAAGTACGCAGCGCTGAGGATGCATGGAACACGCGTGATCCTGAGCGGATCTCGCTTGCCTACAGCGAGGACAGCCGGTGGCGGAACCGTTCAGTGTTCCTGACGGGTCGTCCGGCGATCGTGGACTTCCTCGCCGGTAAGTGGGAGCGGGAAATGGACTACCGGCTGATCAAGGAACTCTGGGCGTACACCGGGAACGTGATTGCGGTGCGCTTCGCCTACGAGTTTCACGACGCTACCGGGCAGTGGTTCCGGGCGTATGGCAACGAGAACTGGCAATTCGACGATGACGGACTCATGACCCACCGCCACGCGAGCATCAATGACGTGGCGATCGACGAATCCGGGCGCAAGTTCTTCTGGGATCACTCGGGCCCGCGACCGGCGGACCACCCGGGCCTGACTGAGCTTGGCCTGTAATGCCCCGAACGGTACTCGATCGATCAGACGCGGTTCGGGCCCTCGCGGGCGTCTTCCGCCGGCGGGGTTTCGAGAGCGGATCGTTGTCGGTCATTCAGCAGGAGACCGGCATAGGACGGGGCAGCCTTTACCACTTTTTCCCCAACGGGAAAGCGGACATGGCTGGGGCCGTCCTGGCCCAAGTGCGCGACTGGTTCGACCATCAGGTGTTTGAGCCGCTCCGCACAGCGGACGACGCAGCTCAGGCGGTGACGCTCATGTCGCAGGTGGTGGAGGAGTACTTCGCCTCCAGGGACAGGGTGTGCTTGTTCGCTGCCATGACCCTGGGGGAAGAGCAGGAAACCTTCGCCCGGGAGGTTCGTTCGTACTTCGCCGACTGGGTGAGCGTACTCGCGGAGACGCTGCACCGCGGTGGAATTGCCGAGTCCGATGCCGCTGACCTCGCAGTAGACGCGGTGGCAGCGATACAGGGCGGATTGATCATGACCCGCGCTCTCGACGACGATGCCGTGTTCACCGGCATCGTTTCCCGCATTGATCGCCGGCTGCATGCCGCGCTGACCTGACGTCATGCGGTACGTCCCGCAGCCGGCCGGTGGACAGGTCGGCTCGGAGTGGGGTCAGCGAGAAATTGCAACCTGTTGCGAAGCGAAGACCGGGACAACTTCCCGCTAGTTCTGCCCCGTCAGCGCGCCCAGCACCGCAGGCAGGAGGACGTCGTTGCGGCCCCACACCGGGTCCAGGATTTCCACGTACCAGGAATCAGCCAGTAACAGGGCCAGGGAGTCGTTGGTCTCGTCGGACCAGGCCTTGATCTGCTCTTCATCCACGGGGTTCTCGCTGGACCCGAGCACCGTCACCACCTCCGAACCATCCAGGGTGACGGGGATGGCAGCGCTGCTGGCCTCGCCCGGGGCGTGGGCGATGGTCACAAGCTCCGTGCGGGTGGACAGTGCCAGCAGATCGCCGGCCGTCGCGGCACTGCAGAACCCGGTGACGTACTGCCGTTGCGCTGCGCGGCCGTCCTGGATGCCGGGCTGGGATTCCTTGGTGAACAGCCCGTTCCGGTTCAGCTCCGCCAGCGCGGCGGCGATCGGGTTGGTTTCGTCGTCGTAGTCTGCCGCGAAGTGCCCGGGCTGGTAGGAACTTCCACCCTCCAGCCAGCGCGCGGTCAGTTCACCGGCAGCCTCAAGTGTGGTGGCCTGCCGCCAGACCCCGCGGTCCTCCAGCAGCCGGCCGTACTGGTCGC
It encodes the following:
- a CDS encoding nuclear transport factor 2 family protein, which gives rise to MSRPPLPPFDEVSAVLKVRSAEDAWNTRDPERISLAYSEDSRWRNRSVFLTGRPAIVDFLAGKWEREMDYRLIKELWAYTGNVIAVRFAYEFHDATGQWFRAYGNENWQFDDDGLMTHRHASINDVAIDESGRKFFWDHSGPRPADHPGLTELGL
- a CDS encoding LmrA/YxaF family transcription factor, giving the protein MAGAVLAQVRDWFDHQVFEPLRTADDAAQAVTLMSQVVEEYFASRDRVCLFAAMTLGEEQETFAREVRSYFADWVSVLAETLHRGGIAESDAADLAVDAVAAIQGGLIMTRALDDDAVFTGIVSRIDRRLHAALT
- a CDS encoding DUF6919 domain-containing protein — its product is MKPEEIPARDQYGRLLEDRGVWRQATTLEAAGELTARWLEGGSSYQPGHFAADYDDETNPIAAALAELNRNGLFTKESQPGIQDGRAAQRQYVTGFCSAATAGDLLALSTRTELVTIAHAPGEASSAAIPVTLDGSEVVTVLGSSENPVDEEQIKAWSDETNDSLALLLADSWYVEILDPVWGRNDVLLPAVLGALTGQN